TTTTTAACCGCAGCTACGATACCGGAATCGACTATTTCACTATGGGCTACGAAGACCAGCAGGGTTTTTCCGCCACCTTTATGGCTTATCTCAAACGTATTTCCGAAACTCTCATCGACAAATATCAGCTTCAGGGGAAAACTCTGATGGAAATCGGTTGTGGCAAGGGGGATTTCATCAACCTGCTTTCCGATCTGGCCCAGGGGGACGGCATCGGTGTCGATCCGGCCTACGTGGAAGGTCGCCAGAACAATCCGCGCCTGACGTTCTACAAGGATTTTTACGATCATAGGCACGGCCTTCTGAAGCCAGATTTTATCTGCTGCCGTCACACCATGGAGCATATCTTCGACACCTATGGCTTTCTTCGCCAGCTGCGCAAGAGTATTCCCGACGGGCAACGGCCGGTGCTCTTTTTCGAAGTTCCTCAGATCAATCGGATTCTGGACATCCAGGCCTTCTGGGACATTTATTACGAACATTGCAGTTATTTCAATGCGACCTCTTTCGCCGCCCTGTTCCGGCGCTGCGGATTCGCTGTTTGCGATGTCAGGTTGGATTATGGCGATCAGTACCTGCTCCTCGAAGCCGTTCCCGCCGCACAGGAGCCAGAGCAGGAACAGTTTTTTGACCTTGAGGAACCGGTGGCCAGAACCGCTGAAAGGGTCGCCCGATTCCAGGTGGAGATTAGTCGCCAGTTGGGTGAATGGCGTCAGCGGCTCGAGGCTGAAAAACAGTCCGGGAACAAAGTGGTCATCTGGGGGGGAGGGTCCAAGTCGGTTGGCTTTCTGACCAATTTTGCGGACCTCGATCTCATCCACTATGTCGTCGACATCAATCCCAACATGGAGGGGAACTTTATCCCCGGCATCGGCAGTCAGTATGTCCGGCCAGAATTTCTCAAGCGATATCAGCCTGATACTGTTATTATCATGAATGGTATCTATCGCGATGAAATTACCAAGACAATGACTGATATGGGAGTCACTCCCCAAATATTCACCCTGTAAAAGAGGTGGCCTATGAAAGTTGTGCTTTTTTGTGGCGGTCAGGGGATGCGGTTGAGGGAATATTCTGAAAAAATTCCAAAACCGATGGTCCCTCTAGGGTATCGTCCCATTCTGTGGAATATCATGCGCTATTACGCCTATTTCGGTCATAAGGATTTTATCCTCTGCCTGGGGCATATGGCGGACACCATTAAGAGATACTTTGTCGAGTATGATGAGACCATTTCCAACGATTTCGTTTATACCAAGGGGGGCAAACAAATTGACATGCTCAATACCGATATCGATGACTGGCGCATTACTTTTGTCGATACCGGCATCAGCTCAAATATCGGCATGCGCCTGATGCAGGTCAAGGAGCATCTGGAAGGGGAAGAAGTTTTTCTGGCCAATTACAGTGACGGATTGTCCGATCTTAACCTCAATCAGATGATCGACTGGTTTGCCCCGCAGTTGGATAAAGTCGCCAGTTTTGTCGCCTATCAGCCATCACAAAGTTTTCATGTTGTAACCAGAGAGAATGACGGTCTGGTCAAGAGTATCAGCCACATCGGGGCTTCCGGACTTTTCATAAATACCGGCTACTTCGTGCTCAGAAATAGTATTTTTGATTATTTGAATTGGGGAGAAGAACTCGTTGAAGAGCCATTTCAACGCCTCATTGGCGAGCAGAAGTTAACATCATGGGAACACCGGGGGTTCTGGGCAAGTATGGATACTTACAAAGATAAACAAAAACTTGATGAGGCCTACGCCAAGGGAGAAGCCCCCTGGGAGCTCTGGCTTAAAAGCAGCCGAAAGAATGGAGTCTGAAATGCTTGGACTGACATTAGGAACCGAAGGACAAACACTGAAGGTCCTTTGCCTTGGCGCTCACTGCGATGATATCGAAATTGGCTGCGGCGGGACCATTCTTGAATTAACAAAGAGTCGCAATATCGATTGCAGCTGGGTGGTTTTTTGCTCGAATGAGATCCGGGCGAAAGAAGCTCAAACCTGTGCAACCGCTTTTTTAAAAGATGCAACCCACCGCGATATTCGAATAAACAGTTTCAGGGACGGTTTCTTGCCATATGTGGGCTATGAAGTTAAGGATTATTTTGAGGCCCTTAAGAAAGATATTAATCCGGATGTTATTTTTACCCATTATCGGAATGACAAGCACCAGGATCACCGATTGCTGTCTGAACTGGCTCTAAATACTTTTCGTGATCACCTGATCCTGGAATATGAAATTCCCAAATATGACGGTGATATGGGACAGCCCAACCTGCATGTCGAAATCTCCCAGGATATGGTGGATAAAAAAGTGGACCTGATCTACCGGAATTATGTATCCCAGCAAGGGAAAAAATGGTTTGATAAAGACCTGTTCCGGTCTCTGATGAGAATACGCGGGATGGAAATCAATTCGGTTTCCGATTTTTCGGAATCTTTTTACAGCTATAAAGTACTGACCAATATTCTGTAGTCTGTCGTCGTAAACGTTTAATTCAATTTTGAGAAATTAAATGGATATATCTTTCGTCATACTTACCTGGAACTCCAGCGGGTATCTGCGTAAATGCTTTCGGTCCTTAATGCGGGTGTTATCTGACAGCTCATATTCGTATGAAATATTCGTTGTCGATAATGGTTCTACAGATGATTCTGCCAAGATTATCGATGAGTTCTGTCGTGAAGACAACAGTATTCACCTTATTCAACTTGAACAGAATATTGGTACCACGAAATCAAGAAATATCGCTTTGCGGCGATGCCGTGGGGAATATATCTGCATCCTCGATTCTGATATCGAATTTGAAGGCAACGTATTTCCCGACCTTCTTCAGGTGTTAAGTCGGTCTGATGATATCGGCATGGTCGTTCCGCAGTTGATCTACCCAAGTGGTAAATGGCAGAAATCGGTCGACCGTTTTCCGACTCTTCCGCATAAAATTCGCCGGTTTTTTTTCCTTCGGCAAATTGAAGCAGGGGAATGGGCGGAGGTGGGGAATAATGGTTTTTCCTGTGAAAAAACGGTTGATTATGCTATTTCTGCCTTTTGGCTACTAAAAAGGGACGTTCTGGAAAAAATTGGGCTTCTTGATGAAAAAATCTTCTATGCGCCCGAAGACGTCGATTTCTGTCTGCGGGTCTGGAAAGGGGGGAACTCGATTGTTTATGTCCCTTCCAGGCGCGCTATTCACCATACCCAGGAAATTTCAAGAGGAATGAACTTAAATAAAGCTAAAATGGAGCATATCAAAGGTCTGTTTTATTTCTTTGTGAAACATAAATATCTATTCAGGGCCCCCTGTTTTTTAAAGTAACTGACATGCATATTTTGTTTCTTGCCTATTACTTCCCACCAGAATCGAGCAGCGGATCATTCAGGCCTCTGTTTTTTGCAAATGAATTGTCGGAGAAGGGGCATCAGGTTACGGTTGTTACGGCCAAGCAGGGCGCCTACCTGCCTGATCAACCACTTGATCCCGACCTGGTCAAGCAAGTCTGCCCTTCTATTGAGATTATTCGGTGCGCGGTATTCAGACCAAGGGAACTACTGATACGAATAAAGACGTATCTTTCCCGAAATCTAAAACCTGGCGCGGTGGCCTCATCAACAGCGGTTCAGGATTCTCAATCCCGTACCGGGAAATTTCAGCGGTTGAAGGACTTTATTACTGATATCCTGGCGACTCCGGATCCGCATGTCGGTTGGCTGCCTTTCGCGGTATGGGGTGCCTCGAAAGTTGTTCGCAAAAACCGTTGTGATGTCATCTACGCGACAGGAAGCCCGTGGAGCGGGCTTTTGTCCGGTGTTGTCCTGAAACTGATGTCTGGCAAACCTCTGATTGTGGATTTCAGAGACCCCTGGGTCAGCAACCCTAATTTTTCAGTCCGGACTGCCCCGGTTAAAATCATTGATCGATTTTTTGAAAGACGGGTGGTAAAGCATGCGGATATCGTTATCGCCAATACTCAGGAACTGCAAGAGGACTTCAAAAAACGATATCCGGAGTTCTGTAAAAACAAAGTTACCGTCATCACCAACGGTTTTGAAGATTACGCTGTCACTAATAAGCCTGGAAGCGTTGACACTGAAGTGTTTACCATCACCCATGCAGGGGCCCTGTATTTTTCCAGAAACCCCTCTTTCCTGTTAACCGCGTTGCGGGAATTGATTGCTGACGGGGCGATCTCCGCGCAAAAAATTCAACTAAAATTTGTCGGTGGCATCGATGTCGCCGACCCGAACCTGTCTCTGCTGTTGCGGGATCCTTTGCTTGCAGACTCCATCAGGATTATACCCAGGGTGTCATTTGAAGAAGCGAAACAATACATGACAAAAAGCCATGTTCTGCTGTTGATTCAGCCTGATTTTCCTCTACAGATACCCCGCAAGCTTTATGACTATATGTCGGTCCGTAAACCCGTATTCGCCATCTGTGAAAATGACAGCGCGACTTCGAATATCATAGGGCGATTCTCCCTCGGCTATCAGTGCCAGAATGTCATCATGGACATCAAAGAGACCCTTCTGTCCATGTATCAAGACTGGGAAAATGACAGGCTCAGGGATTTTTCTGATGCCCGTTGTGATAAATTCATGAACAAGCACCTTGCCGAGGAACTTCACTCCGTCATGACAGAAACGCTGGCGGTGAAATCATAGCTTATGAAGAAAAATATTGCTCATGTCACCTTATCCATGGGGCAGGGAGGGATTGAAAACCTGCTCGTCAATCTTATTAAGCATGGAGACAGGTCTTCCTTTACTCCATTTCTCTACTGTCTGGATGCCGGCGGGGAGCTTCTTGAGTTTATTTCCGGTGATTTGGCGGGGTGTCGTATTTTCAACCGGCGGCACGGAACTGACTGGCGTTTAATTTTTTCATTGGCCAAAGCGTTCAGTGAGGATAGCATTGATTTGGTTCACGCCCACAACCAGGCGTCATTTTTTTACAGTGGTTTGGCTGCCTTTATCGCTCGGAAGCCTATTGTCATTAACACCGAACATAGCCGTCATTACATTGATGGCAGTTGGGTCCGCAGGCTCGAAAAAAAACTGCTATCTTTCATCACTTACAAAATTATCGACGTTAGTGAAGAGCTCCATCATTTTTCCGTCAATAAGGACAAGATTTCAGGGCGTAAAGTGACAGTTATTGAAAACGGAATAGATCTGGCGTCTTTCCAGGTTGAACAGGATAAAGAAACCATAAAAAGGGCTCTTGGTTTTCAATCCAGCGATAAACTCGTGACTATCGTCGCACGGCTTGATCCTATCAAAAATCATCGCCTGCTCCTCGATGCCTTCGCAATACTCGCCAGGGACATCACTGATCTGAACCTGCTTATTGTCGGGGATGGTGACTTGCGGGATCCCCTCGAGTCATGGGTTTGGAATTCTGATTATGCTGACCGTATTCATTTTCTGGGAAACAGGACGGATGTTCCGGCCATTCTCTGCGCCTCGGATGTTCAGGTTCTCTGCTCCGAGCGAGAGGGGTTGCCCCTTGTCCTACTCGAAGGCATGGCCGCAAAAGTTCCCCTGGTGGTCAGCCAGGGCGCAAACCGGAGCGGCCTGGTGCAGGATAATGTCACCGGATTTATTGCCGACAGCCGTCCGGAGTCCGTTGCCGCGAAAATTCTTAAAGCACTGTCAGGTGACGATGTCGGTAGGGTTGTTAACCAGGCGTTTCGCTTTGTGGTGGCAAACTATTCGATCGCGACGACCCTGAAGAATTACGAGAAGATTTACCTGGACGCGCTTGGTTAGGGGGGATTTTGGTTAAGTTTTTATTTGGCATTGCCCTGATTAGCTACGGTTTTTTTCGCACCCTTGTTCACGATCCGGTGTGGGGGCTGTACCTGTTTGCCGCATTGACTCATATCCGTTTGGCGCAACTTTCCGAGAATTATTACCTTCCTCTCCAGATACCGATCGTTATAGCGTCCCTGACCGTTCTTCTGTATTTGAGCAGTGCAAAATACCCGAAAAAATTCAATCGCTGGCCGTTAGAGGTGTGGCTACTGGGATTTATTGTCGTCGGTATGGCCTACAGCTCAAGCAAGGCCGCCTTCAACCCCCAGCTCAGCTGGGATATGACCGTTACCTATTTTAAATACTGGGTATTCTTCCTGCTGTTCATCCAGCTGGTCGACAGTTTCGAAAAAATCAAGAATTTCCACAATGTATTGATTCTGAGTGCCTGTTGGCTGGTGTACCGCTGTTATGATCTGCGCGGCACCACCGGTGCCCGTTTTGAAAATATCAACGGTGGGTCGATCGGTGATTCAAATCATTTTGCTGCGGCTCTGGTTCTGTTGTTTCCGTTTGTTTTTCAGCGGGTTTTGTCAAAAAACAAAACTGAAGCACTGTTTGCCGGAGTTCTGTGTTTTGGAATCATCATGTCGGTTGTGATAACCGGTTCCCGGGGTGGGCTTCTCGGGCTGGGAGTATTGTTCCTGCTACTGTTCATGAATCTTAAGCAATACCGGAAAAAAATGCTTATGGCGCTGGTTGTGCTCTGTCTTACTGTTTCGCCCTTTATTAATGACTATCATATTTCACGTTTCAAAAGCCTTGTTGAAGCCACTCAGGAAGATACCAGGGAAAGGTCTGCTCAAAGCCGTCTGGATTTTTGGAGATATTCTTTTGAGCTGTTCAAAAACAATCCTGTCAGTGGTATAGGGCTGGCCAATTTCGGATATTATTCCGGACCGGCCCTCGAGGGGATGGAGCCAGGCCAAAGGGGGCATGTCGCCCATAGTACCTGGTTTGAAATTCTTGCCGAAGGCGGTGCCCTGGTGTTTATCCCCTTTGTTGTCCTTTTGGTTATTTTCTTTCGAAAGACAAAGCGGATACTAAAGGTCTATCTTGCCAACAACCTTATTCAGGAAGCGCAACATGTTATTGCCCTGCGGGTTGGATTGGGAGCTTTTCTGGTCAACGCAACGTTTCTCAACAGGTTGATATACGAGCCGATATACTGGTGCATCGCTTTGGGTATCGCCCATGGTTACCTGGTGAAAAGCCGTGAAGCTGCCTTGATCCCAGTAAATTGCGACCATGCGGAAACGCCGAATGCTCACAAGACGGTTTCCGGGTAGCAACTAAATAACTGATAGCGAGTGGATTGACAATTATGTGTGGTATAGCCGGGATCCTTTCTCAAGAACCGAATATCGATACAGATATCCTTAAACAAATGACCTCCGTTATTGAATACCGTGGCCCGGATGGAGCCGGGCATATGGTTCTGGAAAATGGAACCGTTGGCCTTGCCCATCGCCGATTAAGTATCCTGGATACCCGTGAAATCGGGGGGCAGCCAATGGTTTCCACCTGCGGAGGCTACTGGATTGTCTTCAATGGTGAAATTTACAACTACATCGAGCTGAAAAATCAGCTCAATGCTGTCGGGTATACCTTCAAGACCGCAACCGATACGGAAGTTTTGTTAGCTGCTTATGGTTATTGGGGGGAGGACTGTCTCGAACATTTCATTGGGATGTTCTCTTTTGCAATTTGGGATATGCAGAAGAAAACCCTTTTCGCTGCGCGCGACCGTCTCGGGATCAAACCTTTTTATTACCGCTTTGACCGAAACCGTTTGTTGTTTGCCTCAGAAATCAAATCGCTTCATGTTGTTGAAAACAGTACCCCCAGTGTGGATCCAACCCTTATCGACGCTTATATGGGGTTTGGTTATGTTCCCGGTGAGAACACCTTGTTTGCGTCAGTGAAACGCCTATTGCCCGGGCATAAGTTGACGTGTCGGCCAGGCGAAGCGCCACGGATTGCACCATATTGGTCCCTTGATTTTACTCAGGATCGCTCTCTTGGATTTGATGATCATGCTGATTCCATTGACAAGCTGCTTCAGGACTCCGTTGCCTTGCGTTTGCGGAGCGACGTTCCCCTTGGGGTCTTTTTAAGCGGTGGCCTTGATTCCAGCGCCGTGGTCGCCCTGCTTGCACCCGGTGCCGCTAAGGGACTGAAAACCTTTTCCGTGTCCTACGATTTTGGTCCCGCTTACGACGAGACACCCTATGCCAGGGAGGTGTCTCAACGGTTTCAGACCGATCATCATGAAATCAGGATGACTCCTCAGGGTTTTGTCGACTTCATTCCTGATTACATCAGGCATATGGATGAGCCGGTGACCGAGGCTGCCGCTATATCTCTGTACTATGTTTCAAAACTGGCCCGTGAGCAGGTTGTTGTGTGCCTGAGCGGCGAGGGGTCGGACGAGTTGTTTGCCGGTTATGATTTTTACGGGTATAACCTAGCGATCGAACGGCTGCGCAATGTTTTCGGGAGTCATCTTTCCGGGGTGTTGGCCAAGCTGGGTCGGCGGCTTTCCCGGTCTCAGAAATTGCATAAATACCTCAAGATGGCCGAAGTTCCGCTTGATGAGCGTTACAAGGGTATTTCAAGCTATGACGGTTCTGCCAAAGACGCACTCTATCATCCGGAATTTCAGGCGACTGCCGCGAATGGAAATTCCGAGCTTGAGTTTTTTATCGAAGGACTATTCAAGACCAGCCGGAATTGGGATCCCCTGAGCCGGATGCTCTATTTTGATACCCGCACCTGGCTGGTCGATGACCTGCTCATCAAGGCCGATCGCATGAGTATGGCAACGTCCATTGAGCTGCGTGTG
The Pelobacter seleniigenes DSM 18267 DNA segment above includes these coding regions:
- a CDS encoding class I SAM-dependent methyltransferase gives rise to the protein MIRHASCPSCHGQNLNDFFQIKNAPIFSLVTVTSKDEALAVPKQDIQLSFCQDCGFIFNRSYDTGIDYFTMGYEDQQGFSATFMAYLKRISETLIDKYQLQGKTLMEIGCGKGDFINLLSDLAQGDGIGVDPAYVEGRQNNPRLTFYKDFYDHRHGLLKPDFICCRHTMEHIFDTYGFLRQLRKSIPDGQRPVLFFEVPQINRILDIQAFWDIYYEHCSYFNATSFAALFRRCGFAVCDVRLDYGDQYLLLEAVPAAQEPEQEQFFDLEEPVARTAERVARFQVEISRQLGEWRQRLEAEKQSGNKVVIWGGGSKSVGFLTNFADLDLIHYVVDINPNMEGNFIPGIGSQYVRPEFLKRYQPDTVIIMNGIYRDEITKTMTDMGVTPQIFTL
- a CDS encoding sugar phosphate nucleotidyltransferase; translation: MKVVLFCGGQGMRLREYSEKIPKPMVPLGYRPILWNIMRYYAYFGHKDFILCLGHMADTIKRYFVEYDETISNDFVYTKGGKQIDMLNTDIDDWRITFVDTGISSNIGMRLMQVKEHLEGEEVFLANYSDGLSDLNLNQMIDWFAPQLDKVASFVAYQPSQSFHVVTRENDGLVKSISHIGASGLFINTGYFVLRNSIFDYLNWGEELVEEPFQRLIGEQKLTSWEHRGFWASMDTYKDKQKLDEAYAKGEAPWELWLKSSRKNGV
- a CDS encoding PIG-L deacetylase family protein, translating into MRPTPREKPPGSSGLKAAERMESEMLGLTLGTEGQTLKVLCLGAHCDDIEIGCGGTILELTKSRNIDCSWVVFCSNEIRAKEAQTCATAFLKDATHRDIRINSFRDGFLPYVGYEVKDYFEALKKDINPDVIFTHYRNDKHQDHRLLSELALNTFRDHLILEYEIPKYDGDMGQPNLHVEISQDMVDKKVDLIYRNYVSQQGKKWFDKDLFRSLMRIRGMEINSVSDFSESFYSYKVLTNIL
- a CDS encoding glycosyltransferase family 2 protein — protein: MDISFVILTWNSSGYLRKCFRSLMRVLSDSSYSYEIFVVDNGSTDDSAKIIDEFCREDNSIHLIQLEQNIGTTKSRNIALRRCRGEYICILDSDIEFEGNVFPDLLQVLSRSDDIGMVVPQLIYPSGKWQKSVDRFPTLPHKIRRFFFLRQIEAGEWAEVGNNGFSCEKTVDYAISAFWLLKRDVLEKIGLLDEKIFYAPEDVDFCLRVWKGGNSIVYVPSRRAIHHTQEISRGMNLNKAKMEHIKGLFYFFVKHKYLFRAPCFLK
- a CDS encoding glycosyltransferase, translating into MHILFLAYYFPPESSSGSFRPLFFANELSEKGHQVTVVTAKQGAYLPDQPLDPDLVKQVCPSIEIIRCAVFRPRELLIRIKTYLSRNLKPGAVASSTAVQDSQSRTGKFQRLKDFITDILATPDPHVGWLPFAVWGASKVVRKNRCDVIYATGSPWSGLLSGVVLKLMSGKPLIVDFRDPWVSNPNFSVRTAPVKIIDRFFERRVVKHADIVIANTQELQEDFKKRYPEFCKNKVTVITNGFEDYAVTNKPGSVDTEVFTITHAGALYFSRNPSFLLTALRELIADGAISAQKIQLKFVGGIDVADPNLSLLLRDPLLADSIRIIPRVSFEEAKQYMTKSHVLLLIQPDFPLQIPRKLYDYMSVRKPVFAICENDSATSNIIGRFSLGYQCQNVIMDIKETLLSMYQDWENDRLRDFSDARCDKFMNKHLAEELHSVMTETLAVKS
- a CDS encoding glycosyltransferase, whose amino-acid sequence is MKKNIAHVTLSMGQGGIENLLVNLIKHGDRSSFTPFLYCLDAGGELLEFISGDLAGCRIFNRRHGTDWRLIFSLAKAFSEDSIDLVHAHNQASFFYSGLAAFIARKPIVINTEHSRHYIDGSWVRRLEKKLLSFITYKIIDVSEELHHFSVNKDKISGRKVTVIENGIDLASFQVEQDKETIKRALGFQSSDKLVTIVARLDPIKNHRLLLDAFAILARDITDLNLLIVGDGDLRDPLESWVWNSDYADRIHFLGNRTDVPAILCASDVQVLCSEREGLPLVLLEGMAAKVPLVVSQGANRSGLVQDNVTGFIADSRPESVAAKILKALSGDDVGRVVNQAFRFVVANYSIATTLKNYEKIYLDALG
- a CDS encoding O-antigen ligase family protein, translated to MVKFLFGIALISYGFFRTLVHDPVWGLYLFAALTHIRLAQLSENYYLPLQIPIVIASLTVLLYLSSAKYPKKFNRWPLEVWLLGFIVVGMAYSSSKAAFNPQLSWDMTVTYFKYWVFFLLFIQLVDSFEKIKNFHNVLILSACWLVYRCYDLRGTTGARFENINGGSIGDSNHFAAALVLLFPFVFQRVLSKNKTEALFAGVLCFGIIMSVVITGSRGGLLGLGVLFLLLFMNLKQYRKKMLMALVVLCLTVSPFINDYHISRFKSLVEATQEDTRERSAQSRLDFWRYSFELFKNNPVSGIGLANFGYYSGPALEGMEPGQRGHVAHSTWFEILAEGGALVFIPFVVLLVIFFRKTKRILKVYLANNLIQEAQHVIALRVGLGAFLVNATFLNRLIYEPIYWCIALGIAHGYLVKSREAALIPVNCDHAETPNAHKTVSG
- the asnB gene encoding asparagine synthase (glutamine-hydrolyzing); translated protein: MCGIAGILSQEPNIDTDILKQMTSVIEYRGPDGAGHMVLENGTVGLAHRRLSILDTREIGGQPMVSTCGGYWIVFNGEIYNYIELKNQLNAVGYTFKTATDTEVLLAAYGYWGEDCLEHFIGMFSFAIWDMQKKTLFAARDRLGIKPFYYRFDRNRLLFASEIKSLHVVENSTPSVDPTLIDAYMGFGYVPGENTLFASVKRLLPGHKLTCRPGEAPRIAPYWSLDFTQDRSLGFDDHADSIDKLLQDSVALRLRSDVPLGVFLSGGLDSSAVVALLAPGAAKGLKTFSVSYDFGPAYDETPYAREVSQRFQTDHHEIRMTPQGFVDFIPDYIRHMDEPVTEAAAISLYYVSKLAREQVVVCLSGEGSDELFAGYDFYGYNLAIERLRNVFGSHLSGVLAKLGRRLSRSQKLHKYLKMAEVPLDERYKGISSYDGSAKDALYHPEFQATAANGNSELEFFIEGLFKTSRNWDPLSRMLYFDTRTWLVDDLLIKADRMSMATSIELRVPFLDHRLVEYAATLPSEYKLKGRNPKYILKKILENRIPQTIINRKKMGFPTPLEMMFRGDLYDYARDTLLSAKALQRGYFSGEAVARLLDDHKQAKVDRHREIWQLLVLEEWHLQHNLN